A single genomic interval of Stieleria maiorica harbors:
- a CDS encoding c-type cytochrome produces MRRDRTLYAEHCASCHAADGLGGNEGPPVWGPQS; encoded by the coding sequence ATTAGGAGGGACCGCACGCTGTACGCGGAACACTGCGCTTCCTGCCATGCAGCCGACGGGCTTGGCGGCAACGAAGGGCCGCCGGTCTGGGGGCCGCAATCCTAA
- a CDS encoding c-type cytochrome, with product MSKPCSEAIVLGEAIVESTRENALSRDYVGNQLNCTSCHLENGRHPVVASFIGIATAYPAWSPREKRVTTLQDRVLNCFMRSENGTRPPVGSNLAIAITACITSFSEVQPIKVNRDKPLGPSHMPTL from the coding sequence GTGTCAAAGCCATGCTCCGAGGCCATCGTGTTGGGCGAAGCCATTGTCGAGAGCACTCGTGAGAACGCACTGTCGCGCGACTATGTTGGCAATCAACTCAACTGCACCTCATGTCACTTGGAAAATGGCCGGCATCCGGTGGTGGCCAGCTTCATCGGAATCGCGACAGCCTACCCCGCCTGGTCTCCTCGCGAAAAGCGAGTCACCACATTGCAAGACCGAGTCCTGAATTGCTTTATGCGGAGTGAGAATGGGACGAGACCTCCGGTCGGCAGCAATTTGGCGATCGCTATCACGGCGTGCATCACATCGTTTTCAGAAGTCCAGCCGATCAAAGTCAATCGTGACAAGCCGTTGGGCCCCAGCCACATGCCAACTCTGTAG